The sequence GTTTGTAAAGCCTTCTGCATCTTTTTGCACGAGACAAAAAGAACTGCATGCTGAAATTCTTCTTGATACTTATTATTGTCGCATATATTCTACTATAATACTGCTATAATACTTTGTAATACTACGTTCAAATCGAAGGAGAAGCAGATTCTCAGCCTCCACAGAAGAAATTCAGGTTGTCTGATTCACAAAAATGAAATTGTAGAGAACGCAGCAATACAAGAAGTTTGTAATTCCATGATTGTATAGAACGTAACTGTGTTTCGAACGTTATAATATGGTGTAAGCAGGATAGACCCCCCATGATAAGCAACAAAAATCTACAAACATTCTGACAAGTGCCGGTTAATGCGTAAGCGTTCTTTCGCACCGGGAAAGGAATGGGTAGACGTGCATAAACTAGGAAAAGCAattaagcaaaagcgaagtaacgGATGAGCCACAGACTGCTTACACACTAGTAGACAATTCTTAGAATTTCTGCGGCCTATTTACACGCCTGGTTTTTTTCAGCAACCACTTAATAAAAGTTTTGAAAGCTAGTAACAAAGCAACCATTCTTTCTAGCAGAAGGTTGTGTCCAGCCACGCTGTAAGGTTCTTGTGCGGGCATTTAAGTAGTTCATCTGTGACAATCACTGACCTTGCCTTTGAAAATTGATCGTTTGTCCCTTATAGTTAGCTCCCTTTTGTGCCCTGGTCACTACACGTACAGTATCTAATTATGCATTAATGAATATCACTGCCGCAAATATTTGCGTACACGTTTGGTCACCGATATTTAACCTCATATTCCATACTTAATATTTGTGTTCTATTGGTATTCGGAAAATAAAAGTTGATATTCGCCCATCGCCGCTACTCGCAATACTTCGTGGCCCTGTGCTCGTCGGCCCGCAGGTGTACCAGGGCACGTTCCGAGCATGCTCATCCCACGAGGACTGCCTACCGGACGAGTGCTGCATCTATGGCCTGAGCAGGGGTGACAGCTGCGTCAAGCACTTCAAGCCCTGTCCCATCATTAAGGTGCCCGTGCGACGTAAGTATACATGCATGCACACGAAACAGAGCTGCCATTGTTGCACGTTTTAAAACGGAATCTCACGCAACGCATTTCGAGTTCTTTCATTATATACGTTTTATACAGCATGATATTATGGGATAGGTAGACGCATTTAAATGGCAACGGATGCTTCTCGTCCCAGAGCAaactaaaatgaaataaaataaagcgcCGAAGAAGACTGAATGCCGTGAAACAGCACTTTTATACGAGTCGTTCTGCTCGCAAGACCAGGAAGCCGCAGACCCTGCACATTTCCATAAAAAAATGATAAAACACGTAAAGCACAATAAATTATGAATGGCTCATCGGCCTAATAAGGGTAACTGGCTTGGGGAATTGCAAGATTTCGATGGGGTCAGCTAGGACCGGAGAGCTGTGCACTTGAAGCACTTCCAGAGCAAGTGCCTGATTGGTTGGCACACCTGCAGCTTTGCACGCTTGGTGACCCGCTTGTATCGGCGCTAGCTCCTCCATCGTGTTATTCGGTACACGTCTTGTTTCCTTATGTGCACACCAGCGCACAAGTGCATCCGACATAAGTGTAGCCCTGCTGCAGGACTTGTGCACGAGTACTTGGCATGCAGGCTTTGCAGGCCAGGGAATCTTCCTTCGGTATACGTTGCCGTAGGCGTTTACGCGCTGTTGTGGTCTCTGTTGCTGTGCTAAGACGTCCGTCCCTGCATTTCCGTCGCATTGTTAGAGCACATAAGTTGCTACATCACTGCCTAAACCTACTCGAAGTTGTCCGCGAAAATACGCAGGTCACAATTTTGCAGATCAGTAGGCGACAAGTGAAGAACATACCACATAACTATGTACCGCCATGTAACTGAGTTAAGCATACACGACGCATCACACGCACATTTAGTATAAACCCAATGGGTTTGCATTTTCTGTGATTTTTTAAGCCACAGAGTCTCTTTCTGCTGGCCCATCGTAAATGCACGCCTATGTTGCGTTTCGCAATGCCGACGCCCAAATCGTGGCCAATATGCGGATCACGCGATTGCTGCTTACTCGCAAACCAGATCGAGTGCGGGCTCAGCTTAGAACACAGCGTGGGCATCGCGCGCTTAAATATGCCATGAAGTACGGTAGGACCGTAAGGTACCATATATAAGGCAATCTAATGCCTTTTCGTGGTCTACGACTTTAGCTTTGGCAACACGATTGGGTTTGGTCCCCAACAGCAACTCAAAATATCAATAAAACATTTGTACTTCAACAGCAGTTTGGCACATTGTGAATCTTCCTTACCATGCACCGATACATGACCTCGGCGCCACGCACAATAATTTGTCATTGCCGAAAGACGACAACCTTATCTTGTTTTGTGAGTAGAAAAACTATTTATCAGATAAAAATCACCTTTTTTGTCACTTTGTCATCAAACAGTTGAGGCGTTTTTCGGAATATAGATACCTAATTTGTTTCATTTGCAGGGGCAATATGATCGTAATAGTTTCCAAAGACGGATTCCAAAGCTGCATATATTGCAGCAGCTTATGTTTAGAAACACTTCGAGATATTGCGTTCAAATCAGATCTACAAAGCTTATTTTGCTGAATTTCGACATGTCGTTGTATCGGAATGTGCATATCTGTGTTATAATTGTGTTGccagatttttctttttatttacaataATGTCCCCATATTAAAGTTCTGTTTGTGACTACTATGCATTCTTTTTGTATTGTTATATATGCAGAGTAAGCGTTAGTTTTGTATTGTCATGTATATAGTGTACAAAAGAATATGCCAATCTTAATcgattcttttttatttctttcacttTCGTTGTATTATGTTTCTTGTTTTTTACTGTTTCGTTTTATCTATTTCGATTTTCATGTGCTGTACCTATTTTGACTGCCTATAAAAGGAGCTGAGATCCCGTTAAGCTGGCATAAGGTTGCCCTGTATCCCTTCTCCCAACAGCGGCTCTAGCAAGagaactgtctcatgtacataaacactcaccacttctcttatcatcatcacccatcccagtactttcactccccttccctcttccccagtgcagagtaacaGACTAGAgagcactagctcaggtcgacctctctatCTTTCTTATCAAcaaattctattctattcttcTTATGTAAAAATGCGACATAATCGCATTTTTATCGTTGTCTTTGACTGTTACTGAGCTGCCATCCACCACACTGAAAGTTATTAATAGAGGAGAAAGGAACTTCGCATAGGCTAAATGTTGCAATTAGCCATACCGCCCTGCAACTTTTTTCAAGTTGTGGGTCACCTTGCTTATACATAGAACCACTGCAGATCTTATTGTCCTTGAAGTCGTACTCAGTACCGCTGCACTTTATTGTCCCTCGATTTGTGAATACAATGTAAGGTTACAAGGATATGTAAAAACTAAAACTGGATAGGCTTGCTGGGAATATAAGTAATGCGAAAGGTCATAAGCTAAATGTGTTCTTCACTTCTAAAACAGACAACCCTAATGTGGCACTTAGGACTATTGTTAGTGAACAGCGTACTTAGTAACTTCATGTAAGAGTATTAATTAGCTAAAAGGTAGATAATTCGTTTGGGACGAGCCACTCGCACGAGGTAGAGGAATATTTTCGAGATGAGCAAATGACAGGCGATGCGTTTTCTGTCAATGTTGAATACGTGTTTTATGCGATTGCTAAGAATGTCTTTATTGTTGGGAAGGCCTGCATCGAAGAAAACGGCACCATCACCGTCCAAAACGGAGCTGGTGTAACGGCGGAATACTTTTTAATCCTTGACAGCACTTCTTGACAGCACTTGACAGCACTTCTAAGCGTTTTGGCCAATACTTTTTTTCAATACGTGGCATCTGCATCGGCTCGTACATTGAATCAGTATTGTGCAGCGTCCTAGCTAGTGTCGATGCGTGCTTGTCGATGCTTCTAAACGCTATGATAGACTGCACATTTCGgtggttttattgcgatagaagttatatagacactccaggcgcatttccgccgtcaccgtgaggttccgtatgagtgaaagtgtgtgtgtgtgagccggcgaacgcggttcaatctcgcgtgcgcgagcgaggaacgcggcacAGATGCGTGCTCtttcctgtggcgcgcgaggccgcgaagtgaggcgagggaggaggggcgttctccgGTGCTACGatgcctcaatgtcctcctcgcacgccgctctgtacagagtggagacaaccgcggcgtctactacggcgttggcacGCGAATCACGGACGCGGtggtagacgcctttggcggacgcagTAGGGACGTGTTGCCGGCGCtcctgtgtcttgaaagcgatctgtcaCGTCGataaagtgcgcgcccgcacgggcctcatcttcaaagcgatatgTCACGTTTTcaaagtgcgcgtagtgccggtagcttcgtatgcgccgtgatgttctgtacgaagtccaagggcgataacatcgttatTGGAAGCCAATCACATAAAAAACTTAGACGGCCCATGTATAAGCGATACGTCGATATAGCTGTATAACTCCGATTTTAGATTCTTTGAGTACTGGTTGTCCGATAAGGTTTGAACGATGCTTCTTGCGCAAGGGATCGTGTGAATATTGATTCTTGGGTCTTTGCCTGTAATAAATCAATTGGAAGTGCCGCCGTGTCATTGTaattgcttttctttcttgtctAAAGTTTGTGTGCGTCCGTTTAGCAGTGATTCTATTTAACAGCAAGTACGAACCAAGCCAAAAAGTCCTTCTTACTTGCATGAAGGTCCATGCAAGGCTACAAAAGGGAGCAATGTAGACATGAGGCAATCTTCGACGGCAAGGTCTAACCACCTCGACGGGAAGATGTGCGTTAGTTGCTTTCACGCAAAAAACTTCAAAATGAGAAAGCACAAATGAGCAAGGGGAGTGTTTCTACAAAGGATTGTATTCGGTATTCTTATTATCATCAGCCTTAAAGACATTGAGAAGGATATGAGAGGCAAGGAAGTATCCAAAACAAGCACAGCAGGCACTGACCAGTAAGAGCGTCGTGTGAAACAGCGGGAGTGGAAAAACAAAATACTCCTTCTCATGCTTAACGGGCTGCACAGGTCATCTGTTGCCACAGAAGTCGCAGTTGAAGCAGCGGCTCCTCAGTACGGCCAGTGACGTCATGCATCATAACATAAACACACTTACATTAATTAACTTCGTCAATTCAAATGTGACCCCTGTAACTCAAAGCCTTGATTTCTGTAACAATATCAGAAGGGAACACTTAGAGTAGTGTACAATTAATAAATAAGACAACTAAATCCAGCAAACGGAGCAAGACATTCTCATGGAGTTCATTCGGCAAAACAAAGCATCACTCGATCGCCAGGTGCCAGAAGTAGATGAAAAGGTCAAGCAAACTCCAACACTATTTGGCTGCTGCCTGCTGGTAAGCTATTAGGGATTTATTTTTGCACACGCGGCATGGAACGAAAGGAAACTGTGCGCATAAATATCACTACATCGGAACCACGTCACGCCTAAACTTATCGTTGTCGTTATGTGCACATAAATATTTCAAATCTTACGTTGGAGATCATTCTCTAACAACATACGCATGTGTGCGCACTATGTTGTCACAAAGTCAACGCACGCAGTAATATGTGACAAGACAtgaatgtttttatttatttgtagctTCACCTCCTGTTATCTTTCGTTGATCATCTAAGAattcattacccgccgtggtggctgggtggctatggtgttgggctgctaagcacgagagcgcgggatcgaatcctggccacggcagccgaaTTTCGACGAATACAAAATGCTAATACACCTGTGTAtacagatttaggtgcacgttagagaacctccGTTGGTCCAAATTATACCGGAGTCCTCCACGACGGTaggcctcataatcaaatattGGTTCTCATGCGTACAacctcacaatatatatatatatatatatacatatatatatatatatatatatatatatatatatatatatatatatatatatatatatatatatatatatatatatatatatatatattatcgaaCAATTGTTTATTTCTGCAGGCACAACTGTTGCAACTGCTTCCAATTTTGTAAAAACAAATCCCAAGGCTGCGTTCGCACGGGTGTGTGAATAATCCACACGCACTTTTGATTAACGAATCAAGTAATGCCCTCTTAATTCGATTCATTCTCGGAATCAAATAGCTATTGTTTGTAaattagaattttttttaatacttcaACTCACCAAATATGTGATCAGTACCCTCCAGGCGGCCATAATGGATATAAAACATACGAAGTTACTTACCGGAGCGTGGTGCATGTAATTCAGACGGGCGTGCCATTTCTATCTATACCGCTGtcactcacactcagtgatctGTGCTGTATATGCTAACGACCAAATTGCTTCTATGTCACTAAAATGCTCGATTTCGGCTTTTAATAAGCGACGCTTCATAACGCGCAGTATCGGGACAGAAAATTGCTAACTTTGTGTTTACACTAGAACGTGTTGAATTGCGATAACGACTGTTCACAATTCGAAAACTATTCCAAAGGTATTCAACATTTGAGTCGGTTCGCTTCTTGCACGATTCGATTTCACAATTCATTTCCCTTTCTTTAAACATTACTATTCGCACACCCACAGCTATGTATCTCGCCGATATGTTGATGCGTTGCGCATTGCACTGGCAAGCGCTCCGCTGGCGCGAAAACGCCGCGGTGGGGCCCGCAATCCATGTGCCCGTCCTCGCCGCTCGCAGCTCGGCCCCGCTTCTGCCCGCCGTACAACAGCGGCGGCTTCTTCTTCAACGTGTGCACGGCGCCCGAGGACTGCCCGTACCCGTACCTGTGCTGCCGCCTCCGGGGCTCGTACCTGTGCGTGCCCTCGTTCTACGACCGGCGCCGGAGACGGCGACGTCACGCGATCGCCGGCCAGCGTGACGAGCACGACCACAGCGTCGAGGCGTCGAAGtggcagcacgcgagcgatgctgCTTTGTCTTCCTAAGGGCCCGTAGTAAACGTGACGCTAATCACCCTCCGTCTGTGAGCTCAAATAACTCTCCCACGAGACTCTTTCTTTGTCCAGTTACGTGCGTGCTTCCATCCCCGTTACCTCGCTTTAGGTGCAGAGACGTGTGCCAAGGAGGCTGCGGGCCTTGATGGCTCCTTCACCGGCTGTAACGtgtactttgaaaagaaaaaaaatccttgCAGATCCGACGTGCTGTGAAAATCAGTTTAAGTGATGCTTCCATTTGTGCTttcaaaactaaagaaaataacTCTGTTCTCGGGTCAACGACGATTTTAAAGTTTGGAAGACACGTTGGTAGCATTTTTTCCGGGAAACGCCTAAAGCAACCTAAAGTTGTGGCTCTCGAAAGTAAGGATTCCACGCAGGACCACGAAGGAATGACTACGATGAAATGACGGTGACCGTGTGGCGACGACCGCATGATGACACCGGAATGACTACGAGAGAACGATGACGATTGAGTTCTATGACGATGACAACGACGCAATTAATGGCGACTTTGGAACGACGATGACAATGACATGACGTGAAAtgtatgacgatgactgtatgatcACGATGCAGTGAAGATGGTGCCGTGACAACGGCAACATGACACCCTTGCCATCaccccattgtcctcatgccgtcgttgtcacgctgGCTTTATATCAGCGTCATAACA comes from Dermacentor andersoni chromosome 9, qqDerAnde1_hic_scaffold, whole genome shotgun sequence and encodes:
- the LOC126528250 gene encoding uncharacterized protein isoform X2; the encoded protein is MTLNEPLPVKKVTTELPPYKPYKGGARSPVYQGTFRACSSHEDCLPDECCIYGLSRGDSCVKHFKPCPIIKVPVRPRPRFCPPYNSGGFFFNVCTAPEDCPYPYLCCRLRGSYLCVPSFYDRRRRRRRHAIAGQRDEHDHSVEASKWQHASDAALSS
- the LOC126528250 gene encoding uncharacterized protein isoform X1, whose amino-acid sequence is MAALAAFVEKAASRASCWLVLLMLLPSPSTCEDEPPTTSTTSTEGTSTSPSPKGDVSAPAASHLDNEASSLPRLNEPLPVKKVTTELPPYKPYKGGARSPVYQGTFRACSSHEDCLPDECCIYGLSRGDSCVKHFKPCPIIKVPVRPRPRFCPPYNSGGFFFNVCTAPEDCPYPYLCCRLRGSYLCVPSFYDRRRRRRRHAIAGQRDEHDHSVEASKWQHASDAALSS